A stretch of Candidatus Cloacimonadota bacterium DNA encodes these proteins:
- a CDS encoding NUDIX domain-containing protein has product AAACVILNEKNEIVIIKRSIEPKAGQWALPSGYIEINQSPEQTAIEEMKEETGLIGEIEKFIGYYHGHSPIYERIISFGFLMKIVGGKLQAGDDAADAKFVSFDELPHIAFAAHRFYIEEARKIATDLH; this is encoded by the coding sequence AGCGGCTGCCTGTGTAATATTAAATGAGAAAAATGAAATTGTGATCATCAAAAGAAGCATAGAACCAAAAGCAGGTCAATGGGCTTTACCAAGCGGTTACATCGAGATAAATCAATCTCCGGAACAAACTGCAATCGAAGAGATGAAAGAAGAAACAGGTTTAATCGGTGAAATCGAGAAATTCATCGGATATTATCACGGTCATTCACCAATTTATGAGAGAATAATCTCTTTCGGTTTTTTAATGAAAATTGTAGGAGGAAAATTACAAGCCGGAGACGATGCTGCTGATGCTAAATTCGTTTCTTTCGATGAACTTCCGCATATTGCTTTTGCCGCTCATCGATTCTATATCGAAGAAGCGAGGAAAATAGCCACAGACTTACACTGA